The following proteins come from a genomic window of Theileria equi strain WA chromosome 2 map unlocalized gcontig_1105316255037, whole genome shotgun sequence:
- a CDS encoding conserved hypothetical protein (encoded by transcript BEWA_036350A) — protein sequence MKFILERTREGQEDLEYLEKAISALLNDRRRASGQKLVTIETAIKNLVTEAQGVANMLLGYYGDTDGLRKKEIKFIADTSINNVTSFTRYTHWIPDGSERTFILYKELQDGSKIVESSVGVSIPNVESVSVYYWNGNLGKPILLEVTIGGGGKPETKHYCHSSTTGGGRGNWSNADNEDKELLYLLDENNCRRNRAVPFNINKPEDTSQIYNDDQVPQCVKDTRKITEYGPKPAPPGGEYTVKECVVYNDPSDPFETGTKVSRVIFGKMNTDISLPNNYPVSRIRVFSQKNVDSTPLILQFVKKGGEEQRWFYSKTLDCLAWGIVNNYRSEGFYNDSAGYYPTDDLTTELDNVRCFRESLVTMNISESVSAGQSYCCIYHSDSREGKVTVSERSVQVGSGTKEIPFHKHAITDESTNLVKIKFSSQWNQGTEIKRITLSKQNLPITGPVSVYAFYCQKNPVLIYIEGGRPLTVNKWFKKNGDTWIQVLNNVPGPEQIDDCTSWTQLNNELTKLGCQSYGECNEPTQSSPLQDPATVVSDLGGVKGSGEKILSDLMNFGKLGYGFAGLFGLDLTLQLVKDIASSSQAEDQIPVPPDATDTGNDSDAESKSAEAQNPAGSSNLDATTPELASRATGQGSPPETAKLTGGELTAAGTDVQDTDTLWNNYYSTLKNIKDYYRHNEQYNAPIEARNLKSMVKKACADVHLDSIFKPEENSGKCIYLQDFYIKFVNLQPLRNYRLNTHRQQEIHRLRNKGLTDDKLLESHVAPFVEMDYVTYLSTFHQFHLIPRYCKYRNAEYIKYLQDLYAYLADFFCRQNPLANSKNLEASMEESFKTSWESNSLQYWKDKTYTLELYNAPSDKLFSSKGVLESFTKGKKYAALLAKHLAREEEAKVSTDNGKDHSASDTNEGPDDATNVLPWYAKSVEHDREIARLEYLVCAYKETLQGTVDASIESVEKRESRTHKELNSLTEEILKAVEETPEVNLEESSEDEDEEKVVYNPLNLPLGWDGKPIPYWLYKLHGLGQEFKCEICGNYSYWGRKAFENHFQEWRHSFGMRCLKIPNTPHFKEITKIEDAFALYEKLKTVSDRNTFKVAQEAECEDSEGNLMSVKAYEDLKRQGLL from the exons ATGAAGTTCATACTCGAACGCACAAGAGAAGGTCAGGAGGACCTGGAGTATCTAGAAAAGGCGATCAGTGCCCTTTTGAACGATAGAAGAAGAGCCTCTGGACAAAAGTTGGTAACCATTGAAACTGCAATCAAGAACCTCGTCACAGAGGCACAAGGCGTTGCAAATATGCTCCTAGGTTACTATGGAGACACCGATGGATTACGTAAAAAGGAAATCAAGTTTATCGCAG ATACTAGTATTAACAATGTTACCAGTTTTACCAGATATACTCATTGGATTCCAGATGGAAGTGAAAGAACTTTTATTCTATATAAGGAACTACAAGATGGAAGTAAGATAGTAGAATCATCCGTGGGAGTATCCATACCTAATGTAGAAAGTGTTTCagtatattactggaatggtAATCTTGGTAAGCCTATCCTACTCGAAGTTACTATTGGGGGTGGTGGTAAACCAGAAACCAAGCACTATTGTCACAGTTCAACTACTGGAGGAGGACGAGGCAACTGGTCGAATGCCgataatgaagataaagaaCTACTCTACCTTCTCGATGAGAATAATTGTCGGAGGAACAGGGCAGTGCCGtttaatatcaacaagcCAGAAGACACATCTCAGATTTATAATGATGATCAAGTACCTCAATGTGTAAAGGATACCAGAAAGATTACAGAATATGGTCCAAAACCTGCTCCTCCCGGAGGTGAATACACCGTTAAGGAATGTGTTGTTTATAATGATCCTAGTGATCCTTTTGAAACAGGCACTAAAGTATCTAGAGTGatctttggaaaaatgAACACTGACATTAGTCTTCCAAACAATTATCCAGTATCTAGGATAAGAGTGTTCTCACAAAAGAATGTAGATAGTACTCCTCTTATTCTACAGTTCGTAAAGAAGGGTGGAGAGGAACAAAGGTGGTTTTACAGTAAAACTCTAGATTGTCTTGCCTGGGGAATCGTTAATAATTATAGATCAGAGGGATTCTATAACGATTCTGCGGGATATTATCCTACTGATGATCTTACAACTGAGCTCGACAATGTTAGGTGTTTTCGTGAGAGTCTTGTTACTATGAATATTAGTGAGAGTGTATCCGCAGGACAATCATATTGTTGTATTTACCATAGTGATTCTAGAGAAGGAAAGGTTACAGTTAGCGAGAGATCAGTTCAAGTTGGTTCTGGTACTAAAGAGATTCCGTTCCACAAACACGCCATCACTGATGAAAGCACTAATCTGGTAAAGATAAAGTTTTCTTCACAATGGAATCAAGGTACTGAAATAAAGAGGATAACCCTAAGTAAGCAGAATCTTCCAATCACGGGTCCTGTTAGCGTCTACGCATTTTATTGTCAAAAGAATCCAGTACTAATATACATTGAAGGTGGGAGGCCTCTGACAGTTAATAAGTGGTTTAAGAAGAATGGTGATACATGGATACAAGTCTTGAATAATGTACCCGGTCCGGAGCAAATTGATGACTGTACAAGCTGGACTCAACTTAACAATGAGCTTACTAAACTAGGTTGTCAGAGCTATGGAGAATGTAATGAACCTACCCAATCCTCACCTCTACAAGATCCTGCTACTGTTGTTAGTGATCTAGGTGGAGTTAAAGGATCTGGTGAAAAAATACTCAGTGACCTGATGAATTTCGGAAAACTAGGATACGGTTTCGCTGGTCTATTTGGATTAGATCTAACTCTTCAACTGGTTAAGGATATTGCTAGTTCTAGTCAAGCCGAAGATCAAATTCCTGTTCCCCCTGATGCTACTGATACTGGTAATGATAGTGATGCTGAATCTAAATCTGCTGAAGCACAAAATCCTGCTGGCTCATCTAACCTGGATGCTACTACTCCTGAACTTGCTTCTAGAGCTACTGGTCAAGGATCTCCTCCTGAAACTGCTAAACTTACTGGTGGCGAACTTACTGCTGCTG GTACGGACGTCCAAGACACGGATACGTTATGGAACAACTACTATAGCACATTAAAAAACATAAAGGACTATTACAGACACAATGAGCAGTACAATGCACCTATAGAAGCTCGTAATCTAAAGTCAATGGTTAAAAAGGCATGTGCTGATGTCCATTTGGactccatttttaaaccGGAGGAAAATAGCGGAAAATGTATTTATTTGCAAGACttttatatcaaatttgtaaatctGCAGCCATTGAGGAATTACAGGCTGAATACGCATAGACAACAGGAAATCCACCGTCTTCGTAACAAGGGTTTAACGGATGATAAGCTTTTGGAGTCTCACGTTGCTCCTTTTGTGGAGATGGATTACGTTACCTACTTGTCaacttttcatcaattCCATCTCATCCCCCGCTACTGCAAGTATAGAAATGCAGAGTATATAAAGTATTTACAAGACCTTTACGCCTATCTTGCCGATTTTTTTTGCAGACAGAATCCACTCGCAAACTCCAAAAATCTCGAGGCTTCCATGGAGGAGAGCTTCAAGACTTCGTGGGAGTCAAACTCTCTGCAATATTGGAAGGATAAGACTTATACATTGGAACTATACAACGCTCCATCCGACAAGCTCTTTAGCTCCAAGGGCGTACTTGAATCGTTTACCAAGGGTAAAAAGTATGCAGCACTACTCGCCAAACATTTGGCCAGAGAAGAGGAAGCAAAGGTCAGTACAGATAATGGAAAGGACCATTCCGCAAGTGACACCAACGAGGGCCCAGATGACGCTACAAATGTCCTCCCATGGTACGCCAAGAGTGTGGAGCACGATAGGGAAATTGCGCGGCTCGAGTACCTTGTGTGTGCATACAAAGAGACGCTGCAAGGGACAGTTGACGCCTCCATAGAGAGTGTAGAAAAGAGAGAGTCTAGGACTCACAAGGAGCTCAATAGTCTCACGGAGGAAATATTAAAGGCTGTCGAGGAGACTCCAGAAGTTAACTTGGAAG AATCTTCCGAAGATGAAGACGAGGAAAAGGTCGTTTATAATCCCCTCAACCTCCCCCTTGGATGGGACGGCAAGCCTATCCCCTACTGGCTCTACAAGTTGCATGGCTTGGGTCAGGAGTTCAAGTGTGAGATTTGCGGCAACTACTCGTACTGGGGAAGAAAGGCGTTTGAGAATCACTTTCAGGAGTGGAGGCACTCGTTTGGCATGAGGTGTCTAAAGATTCCAAACACTCCTCACTTCAAG GAGATTACAAAGATTGAGGATGCGTTTGCACTATATGAAAAGCTCAAGACAGTTTCGGATCGCAACACATTCAAGGTCGCCCAGGAGGCAGAATGTGAAGACTCTGAGGGGAACCTCATGAGCGTAAAGGCCTATGAAGATCTCAAGAGACAGGGACTACTCTAA
- a CDS encoding signal peptide containing protein (encoded by transcript BEWA_036370A), whose translation MRLFSLLSAAFLVGFCYCVPPNDRKDKGGVGETKTVKLDVNGIDTNLFSIEESFSGGVPLKTVTPKDGVLITSVVDGEKEVWKGLDKEHGQKVMICYDGESPASVIVNFVKADGKSTWRCYSVQDDGWEVVREEDHEKLLDKLKNKAPKNVPSLPGTIDINNPDREQCGCFYHFFYANSIELIVPKNIMVTKLMSGNESVWTPSSGEKFDHVRAIS comes from the coding sequence atgagactcttctctTTACTATCCGCAGCATTCCTGGTTGGATTCTGCTATTGTGTTCCTCCAAATGACCGTAAAGATAAAGGAGGAGTTGGTGAAACGAAGACAGTCAAACTTGATGTTAATGGTATAGACACTAATCTCTTCTCCATTGAGGAATCATTTTCCGGAGGAGTACCTCTCAAGACAGtgactccaaaggatggtgtCCTCATAACTTCtgttgtggatggagagaaggaaGTTTGGAAGGGTCTAGATAAGGAGCATGGTCAAAAGGTAATGATCTGctatgatggagaatctccTGCATCAGTAAttgtaaactttgtaaaggcTGATGGAAAGAGCACTTGGAGATGTTATAGCGTGCAGGATGATGGATGGGAGGTAGTAAGGGAAGAAGATCATGAAAAGCTCTTGGATAAGCTCAAGAATAAGGCTCCAAAGAACGTCCCTTCTCTCCCTGGTACCATTGATATAAATAATCCAGACAGAGAGCAGTGTGGCTGCTTCTATCACTTCTTTTATGCCAATTCAATAGAGCTTATTGTTCCTAAGAACATCATGGTTACAAAGTTAATGAGTGGAAATGAGAGTGTTTGGACTCcttcctctggagaaaaGTTCGATCATGTCAGAGCTATATCTTGA
- a CDS encoding hypothetical protein (encoded by transcript BEWA_036340A), whose amino-acid sequence MISEERSSVGSLLSRGNLQRKSSHLNKTIGDDNVGMQTAASEISTSRAETIKGVTNPTLISTSDVADNRSTLSLVEGQCLPESNQKIFSKWVRACDHTESKQGDILPLKKQQKHDDNGRIGPKLIVKQTGTTYRASFQTDDKEFNNDILGTRRLYYNLADVRWRLVKLPSVDGG is encoded by the exons atgatttccGAGGAAAGGTCTTCTGTAGGCTCGTTGTTAAGCCGagggaacctccagaggaagtcatcacacctgaataaaacaatagggGACGACAACGTCGGAATGCAAACTGCAGCGAgtgaaatctcaacttcacgagctgaaacgataaaaggtgtcacaaatccaacattaatatcaacaagtgatgtagctgacaacaggtctacgttatccctcgttgaagggcaatgcctacctgaatctaatcaaaaaattttttctaaatgggtacgagcttgcgatcatacagagagtaaacagggagacatattgcctcttaaaaagcaacaaaaacatgatgataatggaagaataggacCCAAACTaatcgttaaacaaactggtacaacctaccgtgcatcattccaaactgacgacaaagagttcaacaatgacatacttggcactagaagactttattataatctagctgacgtaag gtggcgacttgtaaaactacccagtgtagacgggggataa
- a CDS encoding hypothetical protein (encoded by transcript BEWA_036330A), whose translation MLTLNLQNSQVFLWNNGNGRLVPKSSTLDSCPNVLDRQVTIDIGKNSDGWYGPSTITSKIDIFTTMLTNPELPGYQICHNTGPPFMVKSVVDGTTPTNIKVAQEVHNVYVYRWNNVPLLVDFELLNKEFLSFANLDNKWEGIKTPKSDYRRMHYLRELLGYINCRMGNRVVIDIWVKKKYSKYHIGACKFPGMEEKKGAAVIVENVPHKYGDLNGYQEFRRKLSNNKQFDIGHIMNSTRRVIIDLPNRPVKTVSLFTRPYGYTNNPLDIVEVVTDVYEYYYKHNRDKEFVKYAVSNEPLRKTNDLLHYETGKVILWKSKVIEKRYDL comes from the coding sequence ATGCTAACTCTAAACCTGCAAAACTCCCAGGTGTTTCTGTGGAACAACGGGAATGGACGATTGGTTCCAAAGTCATCCACTCTTGACAGCTGCCCAAACGTTTTGGACCGTCAGGTGACCATAGACATTGGCAAAAATTCAGACGGCTGGTATGGACCGTCTACCATCACATCGAAAATTGACATATTCACCACCATGTTGACAAATCCAGAACTTCCTGGCTACCAGATTTGCCATAATACTGGTCCTCCTTTCATGGTCAAGAGTGTCGTTGATGGGACTACTCCAACGAACATTAAGGTGGCTCAGGAGGTCCATAATGTCTATGTCTACAGGTGGAATAATGTCCCCCTCTTGGTAGACTTTGAGCTCCTTAATAAGGAATTTCTCAGCTTTGCCAATCTCGACAACAAGTGGGAGGGAATAAAGACTCCCAAGAGTGACTACAGGAGAATGCACTACCTCAGGGAACTTTTAGGTTACATTAATTGCAGAATGGGCAACAGGGTCGTTATAGACATTTGGGTGAAAAAGAAGTACAGTAAATACCATATTGGTGCATGCAAGTTCCCAGGGATGGAAGAGAAAAAGGGAGCCGCTGTTATAGTAGAGAATGTCCCGCACAAATATGGAGATCTCAACGGTTACCAAGAGTTCAGGCGCAAGCTCTCAAACAACAAGCAATTCGACATTGGGCACATTATGAATTCCACACGTCGTGTCATTATAGATCTTCCAAATAGACCTGTAAAGACTGTCTCACTCTTCACTAGACCGTACGGATATACGAACAACCCACTAGATATTGTCGAAGTTGTAACGGACGTCTACGAGTACTATTATAAGCATAACAGAGATAAAgagtttgtaaaatacGCTGTGTCTAATGAGCCACTTAGGAAGACTAATGACCTTTTGCACTATGAAACAGGTAAGgtcattctttggaagaGCAAAGTAATTGAGAAAAGATACGACTTGTAA
- a CDS encoding hypothetical protein (encoded by transcript BEWA_036360A), which produces MNKTYLELKAGKWVSCNNYYWKIAELRKIRLWKSNFELDISLDKDIKECTIFEAELLGVTTKYFFPKAEYAAIKVKNGDKELWASENRTYKKGVKGLLDGYDDYCRYCVIHKKRGVEVLKVTVVELLSTRHKCFEKKNGGWVSIEKKDYDKKIEEMTGISTVKISDPATKVQTNTQDSINTALESLKPTEKGSSTTTPPHQPES; this is translated from the coding sequence ATGAACAAAACTTATCTAGAGCTCAAAGCTGGTAAATGGGTATCTTGTAATAActattactggaaaatTGCAGAGTTAAGAAAAATTAGATTATGGAAAAGTAACTTTGAACTTGACATATCTCTTGATAAGGATATTAAAGAGTGTACCATTTTCGAAGCGGAATTGCTGGGTGTTACTACAAAGTATTTCTTTCCAAAGGCTGAATACGCAGCCATTAAAGTCAAGAATGGCGATAAGGAACTATGGGCATCCGAAAACCGTACGTATAAAAAGGGAGTAAAGGGACTACTCGATGGATATGACGATTACTGTCGCTATTGTGTCATTCATAAAAAAAGGGGTGTAGAAGTATTAAAGGTCACTGTCGTGGAACTCCTCTCAACGAGACATAAATgctttgaaaagaagaatggtGGATGGGTATCCATCGAGAAGAAAGACTATGATAAGAAGATAGAGGAGATGACTGGAATTTCGACCGTAAAGATTTCTGATCCAGCTACCAAAGTGCAAACGAATACTCAGGACTCCATCAATACCGCTCTAGAGTCCCTAAAACCTACAGAAAAAGGTTcttctactactactccacCTCATCAACCTGAGTCTTGA
- a CDS encoding signal peptide containing protein (encoded by transcript BEWA_036380A) codes for MEYQRVPLMLVIGLLVLTHAVDAESSARDELIKIKEKLEKNSEHLSTVINGRDILSKRVKDVTNLVKGILSRSEAENPWEIREIERVENDIYLWLRQTYLRVASTSREVKAMLTDIENALSGNAGDIIMTITNRAKQFLDRNNTILERIEKDKYILNYKFRLLRWLETLTKSNAVKRVWYPHKPVYSESKELTINDISEILFDMEISISQKQLEKVPGTLKTALEDDLKEMNFTREKFENAMDRAKRIEAESLDIVNNAPSTALERIHRQIAGQYHELRLRYRDNMARVIPATIDLEGHLKMIRQCIPEEESGKKLNKQCIRICRRAALSLHNSTTFPTAHYVKEVEDAIGEMKELIERVRKESAVAQNGPDDKAISRHHASELPTGPLQDEPDKVGNDEETDNDGIQYENGIYTRGVYLVTFIILLITYHGE; via the coding sequence ATGGAATATCAAAGGGTACCCCTAATGCTGGTCATTGGTCTGCTGGTATTGACACATGCAGTGGATGCAGAATCTTCAGCAAGAGATGAGCTcattaaaatcaaagaAAAGTTGGAGAAAAACTCGGAACACCTCTCTACAGTCATCAACGGAAGGGATATACTCTCTAAAAGGGTTAAAGATGTGACCAATTTAGTAAAGGGAATCCTTTCGAGATCCGAGGCTGAGAATCCCTGGGAAATCCGAGAGATTGAACGGGTagaaaatgatatttaTCTATGGCTAAGACAGACGTATCTTAGGGTTGCAAGTACTAGTCGCGAGGTCAAAGCTATGCTTACAGACATTGAAAATGCCTTGAGCGGCAATGCCGGGGATATCATCATGACAATCACAAACAGGGCAAAGCAATTCCTGGATCGTAATAATACTATTTTGGAAAGAATAGAGAAGGATAAATATATTCTGAACTACAAATTCAGACTACTGCGCTGGCTGGAGACCTTGACAAAGTCAAATGCCGTCAAGAGAGTTTGGTATCCGCATAAACCAGTCTACAGCGAATCCAAAGAACTGACTATAAATGACATTAGTGAGATATTATTCGACATGGAGATATCCATTTCCCAGAAGCAACTGGAGAAGGTACCTGGGACCCTCAAAACAGCCCTGGAAGACGatctaaaggagatgaaTTTCACAAGGGAAAAGTTTGAGAATGCGATGGACAGGGCAAAGAGGATAGAGGCTGAATCTCTTGACATTGTAAATAATGCACCAAGCACTGCACTTGAAAGAATCCACAGGCAGATTGCAGGGCAGTATCATGAGCTCAGGTTACGGTATAGAGATAACATGGCACGTGTTATTCCTGCGACTATAGATCTGGAAGGAcatttgaagatgataCGGCAATGTATACCTGAGGAGGAAAGCGGGAAGAAGTTGAATAAACAATGCATAAGAATCTGCAGAAGGGCTGCACTATCTCTGCATAACTCCACTACTTTTCCAACCGCCCATTATGTAAAGGAGGTTGAAGACGCTATTGGTGAAATGAAGGAACTCATCGAGAGAGTTAGAAAGGAGTCTGCTGTTGCTCAGAATGGGCCTGATGACAAGGCAATCTCAAGGCATCATGCCTCTGAACTTCCGACTGGTCCTCTACAAGACGAGCCAGACAAGGTgggaaatgatgaagaaaccGATAATGATGGCATTCAATATGAGAATGGAATCTATACAAGAGGGGTTTACCTTGTCACATTCATTATCCTTTTAATCACCTACCATGGTGAATAG